One genomic segment of Solibacillus isronensis includes these proteins:
- the rpsR gene encoding 30S ribosomal protein S18, which produces MMAPRRGGRKRRKVCYFTSNNITHIDYKDVDLLKKFISERGKILPRRVTGTSAKYQRKLTSAIKVSRIMALLPFVAEEK; this is translated from the coding sequence ATAATGGCACCACGTCGCGGAGGCCGCAAACGCCGTAAAGTTTGCTACTTCACTTCAAATAACATTACGCACATCGACTACAAAGATGTAGATCTTTTAAAGAAATTCATCTCTGAGCGCGGTAAAATTTTACCACGTCGCGTAACTGGTACTTCTGCTAAATACCAACGTAAACTTACATCTGCAATCAAAGTTTCACGTATTATGGCATTATTACCATTCGTAGCTGAAGAAAAATAA
- the rbsB gene encoding ribose ABC transporter substrate-binding protein RbsB, whose product MKKQLILLMALLATVILSACSVKPGFSLEPSFGTSATSTESSNDTLTIGLSISTLNNPFFVTLSENAEAKAKELGVKTTIVDAQDNASKQASDIEDLIQQNVDLIIINPVDSVAVATAVESANALNIPVITVDRSSEGGEVISHIASDNVAGGKLAGEYITELVGEGAKVVELEGVAGSSAARDRGQGFNEAVTGILDVVAKQTANFNRSEGLTVMENILQSNPDVTAVFAHNDEMALGAQEAISASGKKIVVVGFDATDDAVAAVKAGSLAATVAQKPDEIGKIAMETAIAYLNGETVDEVIPVNLELITK is encoded by the coding sequence GTGAAAAAACAATTAATATTATTAATGGCACTTTTGGCCACTGTGATACTGTCGGCTTGTTCGGTAAAACCAGGCTTCTCTTTGGAACCTTCTTTCGGAACATCCGCTACATCAACAGAAAGCAGTAATGATACATTAACAATCGGTTTATCTATTTCAACTTTAAACAATCCATTCTTCGTAACGTTAAGTGAAAATGCAGAAGCAAAGGCAAAAGAGCTCGGTGTGAAAACAACGATTGTAGATGCGCAGGATAATGCTTCGAAGCAAGCCTCCGATATTGAAGATTTAATTCAGCAAAACGTTGATTTGATTATTATTAACCCGGTAGATTCTGTTGCTGTTGCAACTGCTGTTGAATCTGCTAATGCTTTAAATATTCCCGTCATTACGGTAGACCGTTCTTCTGAAGGTGGCGAAGTCATATCACATATCGCCTCTGATAACGTAGCTGGCGGAAAGCTGGCAGGAGAATATATTACAGAGTTAGTTGGTGAAGGTGCCAAAGTCGTCGAATTGGAAGGTGTCGCAGGTTCATCTGCTGCACGTGACCGTGGACAAGGGTTCAATGAAGCTGTAACAGGTATCTTAGACGTCGTTGCAAAGCAAACAGCGAACTTTAACCGTTCAGAGGGCTTAACAGTAATGGAGAACATTCTGCAGTCCAATCCGGATGTTACAGCCGTATTTGCGCACAATGACGAAATGGCATTAGGTGCACAAGAAGCAATTTCTGCTTCGGGTAAGAAGATTGTAGTAGTTGGCTTTGATGCGACTGACGATGCGGTAGCTGCTGTAAAAGCAGGAAGTTTAGCTGCAACGGTTGCACAAAAACCTGATGAGATTGGAAAGATCGCAATGGAAACAGCGATTGCTTATTTAAACGGTGAAACGGTTGATGAAGTAATTCCAGTCAATCTTGAATTAATTACAAAATAA
- the ssb gene encoding single-stranded DNA-binding protein: MINRVVLVGRLTKDPELRYTPSGVPMARFTIAVNRTFSSQSGEREADFIGCIAWRKQAENLANFMRKGSLIGVEGRIQTGSFEGQDGKRVYTTDVVADSVQFLEPRGGANASQGAPSQQYGGGQNYGGQPSYNQPNQQFGGAQSQDSYGSYQQPAQNQQNYTRVDEDPFANSKGPIEVSEDDLPF, from the coding sequence ATGATTAACCGTGTCGTATTAGTCGGAAGACTTACAAAGGATCCAGAGCTTCGTTACACACCGAGTGGAGTTCCAATGGCACGCTTTACGATTGCCGTAAACCGTACATTTTCGAGCCAGTCTGGTGAACGCGAAGCAGATTTCATAGGCTGTATCGCCTGGAGAAAACAAGCTGAAAACTTAGCAAACTTCATGAGAAAAGGGAGTTTGATTGGTGTAGAAGGTCGTATTCAAACAGGTAGCTTTGAAGGACAAGATGGAAAGCGTGTGTATACAACAGATGTCGTTGCTGATTCAGTGCAGTTCTTAGAACCACGTGGAGGAGCTAATGCATCACAAGGTGCACCAAGCCAACAATACGGTGGAGGGCAAAATTATGGTGGTCAGCCATCTTATAATCAGCCTAACCAACAATTTGGAGGCGCGCAATCTCAGGATTCTTACGGTTCTTATCAACAGCCAGCTCAAAATCAGCAAAACTATACACGTGTAGATGAAGATCCATTTGCAAACAGTAAAGGACCGATTGAAGTATCTGAAGACGATTTACCGTTCTAA
- the rpsF gene encoding 30S ribosomal protein S6 encodes MRKYELMYIIRPNIEEEAKKALVERFQEILTSNGAEITEAKDWGKRRLAYEINDFREGFYQIVKVNAGTEAINEYTRLANISEDIIRHIAVREEDK; translated from the coding sequence ATGAGAAAGTACGAATTAATGTACATCATCCGCCCAAACATTGAAGAAGAAGCGAAGAAAGCTTTAGTAGAGCGTTTCCAAGAAATCTTAACTTCAAATGGTGCAGAGATCACAGAAGCAAAAGATTGGGGTAAGCGTCGTTTAGCTTACGAAATCAATGACTTCCGCGAAGGTTTCTACCAAATCGTGAAAGTTAACGCTGGTACTGAAGCTATCAACGAATACACTCGTCTAGCTAACATCAGCGAAGACATCATCCGTCACATCGCAGTACGCGAAGAAGACAAATAA